One Capsicum annuum cultivar UCD-10X-F1 chromosome 2, UCD10Xv1.1, whole genome shotgun sequence genomic window carries:
- the LOC107858655 gene encoding mitogen-activated protein kinase kinase kinase 20, which translates to MDWVRGEAVGHGSFGKVNLAIPRKQSAQFFPSMVVKSCGVYHSASLVNEKKILEELNGCPEIICCFGESYSYENGKNLYNVLLEYASGGSLAEKVRKSESNKLSEFEVSGYTMGILKGLQYIHESGYAHCDIKLENILLGEDGKVKIADFGLANRIGTKKDDDSRCELRGTPLYMSPEVVNGGDQGTPADIWALGCVVAEMVAGVPAWKFSGVTELLMAIGVENQLPEIPGELSEEGKDFVGKCFVKDPSKRWTAEMLLKHPFVADHDHDSVTFNEEIENGIPSISPRCPFDFPDWVSDEYDQTSVTCSITFLPSPENQEKLNLSSGSWFTSPAERLRALVSEFGPDSDWYSADDWITVR; encoded by the coding sequence ATGGATTGGGTTCGAGGTGAAGCTGTTGGTCATGGAAGTTTTGGAAAAGTCAATCTTGCAATACCTAGAAAACAAAGTGCTCAATTTTTTCCATCAATGGTAGTAAAATCATGTGGGGTTTATCACTCTGCTTCGCTCGTGAACGAGAAGAAAATTTTGGAAGAACTTAATGGATGCCCAGAAATTATATGTTGTTTCGGTGAGAGTTATTCGTATGAAAACGGCAAAAATTTGTACAATGTGTTGTTGGAGTATGCTTCTGGAGGTTCGTTAGCCGAAAAGGTTAGGAAATCGGAGAGTAATAAGTTGTCGGAATTTGAAGTTAGTGGATACACAATGGGTATACTTAAAGGGCTACAATATATACATGAAAGTGGGTACGCTCATTGTGATATTAAGCTTGAAAATATTCTTTTAGGTGAAGATGGTAAAGTGAAAATTGCGGATTTTGGACTGGCAAATAGAATTGGAACGAAGAAAGATGATGATTCGCGATGTGAATTGAGGGGTACCCCGTTGTACATGTCCCCGGAGGTGGTCAATGGAGGTGATCAGGGTACTCCGGCAGATATATGGGCACTTGGATGTGTAGTGGCTGAGATGGTTGCTGGAGTTCCAGCATGGAAATTTTCGGGTGTTACAGAGCTGTTAATGGCAATTGGAGTTGAAAATCAGTTGCCTGAAATTCCTGGGGAATtatcagaagaaggaaaagatTTTGTTGGAAAATGCTTTGTAAAAGATCCAAGTAAGAGATGGACGGCTGAGATGCTACTAAAACATCCCTTTGTTGCAGATCATGATCATGATAGTGTTACATTCAATGAAGAAATCGAGAATGGAATTCCATCAATATCTCCTAGATGTCCCTTTGATTTTCCTGATTGGGTATCTGATGAATATGATCAAACATCGGTAACATGTTCAATTACTTTTTTGCCCTCGCCGGAAAATCAAGAAAAGCTGAATTTGAGCAGTGGGTCATGGTTCACTTCCCCAGCCGAGAGGCTCCGGGCGCTGGTAAGTGAATTTGGACCTGACTCTGATTGGTATTCTGCTGATGACTGGATTACTGTTAGGTGA